A region of Lycium barbarum isolate Lr01 chromosome 1, ASM1917538v2, whole genome shotgun sequence DNA encodes the following proteins:
- the LOC132617838 gene encoding uncharacterized protein LOC132617838, with amino-acid sequence MADATPTRVKPSFHPTLVVSNIKNHISVTLEMENSQYGTWAELFKIHARSHKVLHHIIPPPTGKEKPAPKTDKEVELWTSIDATVLQWIYSTISNDLLNTIIEPDATAMDAWVRLCDIFQDHQTSRAVTLEKEFTTTCMEDFPHASAYCQRLKILADQMKNVGAPVTNSHLVL; translated from the coding sequence ATGGCCGATGCAACACCCACTCGGGTTAAGCCCTCGTTCCACCCAACCCTCGTTGTCTCgaatatcaagaatcacatctctgTTACTCTTGAGATGGAGAACTCACAATACGGAACATGGGCCGAGCTTTTCAAGATTCATGCTCGTTCTCACAAGGTCCTTCATCACATCATTCCTCCACCCACAGGTAAGGAGAAGCCGGCTCCCAAAACTGATAAGGAAGTCGAATTATGGACGTCCATTGACGCCACCGTGCTTCAATGGATATATTCAACAATTTCGAATGATTTGTTAAACACCATCATCGAACCAGACGCTACTGCCATGGACGCTTGGGTTCGCTTGTGTGATATATTCCAAGATCATCAAACCTCTCGTGCGGTGACTCTCGAAAAAGAATTCACGACGACTTGTATGGAGGATTTTCCCCATGCCTCTGCCTATTGTCAACGTCTAAAAATCCTTGCGGATCAAATGAAAAATGTTGGAGCTCCCGTAACGAATAGCCATCTTGTCCTTTAA